In Sphingobacteriaceae bacterium, the genomic window AGCACGTCGACGGCGGATTGGGCCACTTCAGCAGCCGGGCGGGCCAGGGTGGGGTCGATGGCGGCGCTGGGATCCCGGAGGAGCAGCCTGGCCACCGACAAGGTCTGCAGCACGCCCAAAAACATATGGGCCGCCAGGACATGGTCGTCCCGGCCGCCGCGGGCGCCGTGGCGCCGCAAGGTGTCTTGGACGGCCACCAGCAGTTGCTGCTGCCGCTGGAGCAAGGCTTGGCGCAGTTCGTGGCTGGGCCCGCCGGTGGGGTTGTCGATGACCACCCGCACCAGGGCATGGTGTTCCTCTACCAATTGGAAGGAAGCCAGCAGGGCCCCCACCAGGCTTTCCCGGAGGGAAGCGCCTTCGGCCAGGGCCCGGCTGACCACGTCCAGCTGGGTGTCCACGGCGAAGAGGATCATGCGCTCGAACAGGTCATCCTTGCTGCTGAAGTACTCGTAGATAGTGCCCTTGCCGACCCCGGCCTCCCGGGCGATTTCCTCCACCCGGGCGCCGGCCGGGCCGTGGCGGGAAAAGACTTTAACGGCAGCCTTCAGGATGGCCAAGGCCTTGGCTTCCATTCAGGTCACCTCGCC contains:
- a CDS encoding helix-turn-helix domain-containing protein, translating into MEAKALAILKAAVKVFSRHGPAGARVEEIAREAGVGKGTIYEYFSSKDDLFERMILFAVDTQLDVVSRALAEGASLRESLVGALLASFQLVEEHHALVRVVIDNPTGGPSHELRQALLQRQQQLLVAVQDTLRRHGARGGRDDHVLAAHMFLGVLQTLSVARLLLRDPSAAIDPTLARPAAEVAQSAVDVL